tttgatgattaaataaaatatctGGGTTCAATTTTCGCCtacaacaaaaactaattagtatcTTGATTTAATGATAAATAGCGTAGTCATCAGAAGCGAAtgccatagattgaaactctataaaaaaaattgtgttaataTTATAGAATATAGGTCCATATTATTAGACAACCAATTGTTACACTTGACGTTGATGGAACAATAAAAGCAACGACACAATAAAAGCCAAAGCTAGCATAAGAGCATCAATATATGGAGTTGTAAAACTTTGGATATGCTAAATCTTAGCATCAAACTACTAAAATGATGCATTACCTGGTGTtgtatttgtaaaaaaatttacgaTTGAGCTATAGTGCCATCCTAAATTTATGATGGTATTGTAGCtcaattgaaataataaaatattcttttatattACCCAAAGCATctcattctttttctctccctaACTTACTTCTCTCTCTCGTCCAAGTCTcttctcacactctctctctggTTGAAGGTGGCGACGTGGATCGGTGTGGGTTGCTTGGATTTTCTCTGGTTGTGGGATTGGGTTTTAGGTTAGTGGGTGGTGGCGGCGTGGTCGGCCTAGGTTGTGGGTCTGGGGCTGAGTTTTGATGGTGgctttggtgtttggtgtggtGGGCCGTGGGTCATGGTGTTTTTCATGTGGGTTTGATCAAAGGCTTTAACcaaggttttaaaaaccggtacgATGAAAGAACTAGAAAATGAACTAATTACCGGTTTTCTAGTCGGACCCGATGGTCGAACCGGTGTCGTCAtaaatcatttaattattatttatttaaattatataaataattaataattttttaatatactaaaactaacaaaacaatagtaataaatatgtttccttaaaaaaaatacaatatataacatctttttaaagaattttttttttatgaacatctttttaaagaatttaatataataacattacaaaacaatcatccttaacataataaacttaaatattatgtttttagGTTCCTGCCCAAAATGACGTAGTTTtaggctggaaaaaaaaaagtcaaaaaacgGTGTAGTTTTAAGTTTTCAACCCAACCGGTCATAACCAATTCAACCACACCGGTTCCCAATTTTCCATTTAAACCGAccgatttttgaattttttcgatTTTTAAGTCATTTTCGGTTTTTTCCCATAACCGGACCAAATTGAAGGCTGGTTCTCGGTTGAACTGGTCAAACTAGCCGGTCCGGTCCCGTTTTTAAAACATAGGCTTTAGCTAAGATTTTTGTGTACAATATTTTGGGGTTGGGTAGCCATAAACCTAGCAGTGAGGTTATCAAGTGCATGCTCTTTGTTCTTGTTATGTTCTTctttactttcaatttttggtGATTTCAATTTCATCTTTAATGTTGGCACTAGAATCCCAAGGCAGGTTAGCTCTTTTTGGTAAATCGGTTGGTTTGATTGAAAATGAGAATTTgctaaattatttctttttttgggtggtgTGACTGGGTTAGGTTGCTCGACGGTGGCAATGGTGGGTGGTTGAGAGAGAGTAGGAGAAAcagagattagagagagaagtgagatatatttttatttactatttttattatgtttatattatttttaatgtgttgtatggtaaaataaaagttgggatgttaggtgtattataaaatgatatggtataatagataaagtagtttttaaaatggtaaaatgagatattttttaGAAACCGAATACAAATACTAACACTAACAACATTTGTTAAATGAAATGCTTGCATCAATCACTAATGCTCTAACACTAACAATATTTGCTAAATGAACTGCTTCAATCAATCCTGATGTGAGATGGGTCATTGATCATTTTGGAATAGTTGCAATGTTCTGAAAGCACATGGATCACTCTAAATTTTGACACCAGACCTTTccagttttatttttatttttattatcttgttGCTGTGTTAActcttaaagttttttttttggttgatagaGTTTTAATCTATGGCGATGGCATTCGTTTCACAATCATCAGGTCAAGaaaccaattggtttttggtgtaggtgatGATTGATCTCTAGATTTCTTTTTTAACCATGAGAATTTTACTAGTAACCTACCATTAACTCTTGAAGATGACTCCAATGCTTGCTCAAAAACCATAATTAGAATGTCCCATCACTTTTCCTAGCAGGCTACATATCTAAGCCTAATGGATTAAATGGTTAGGTTATTTCCACTCTTCACTCTTATGAAAATCAAAAAGGCCGTAGGGGGATTTCCcaagtaagaaagaaagaaaggagcaGACCAAAACATAGGAGGTGTCTTATTAGGGCTTAGGGGctgtgaaagaaagaaaggagcaGACCAAAACATTGGAGGTGTCTTATTAGGGCTCAGGGGCTGTGAAAGAAATTTGAAATCAGCCCAATTAAGAACACGTGGGCTACCGCAACAGGTTTAGCCTGTAGTAACAAATGGACCTCAATGTGACAAAGTTTGGGCCTCTTGAACTACTTCTTCTTTGCTAATTATTTTCAAGGAGAAAAGTAAACGTAGTTTGTGTTTGGCACCCAGAGTAAAAAGTCTGTCTATTTTATTACTtaggtaatttttgttattatttatgaactttattgtattttttggtattatttatgggtttaattatattattttaactaacttttatttacctttatctacaatgctttcagcaaaaaattttcaatttcaacaaaataagttgaTCCCAAACAAATATTGCATGTGTATATCCCAACCCACCTCAAAAGcctattcttatttttattatagctTCGTTAATTATATAGCTAccctttaattattttttaataatcatcATGAAATGGACACAAAATTTTAATCctattattttatctattaaaaataataataattgaataaaaaactatttttattaagtataaaatcagCTAAACCAATGAACTcatcaacccaacccaatttgAATTGTATAGTGTTACCTTTCAGAACTATCATGAATTGAGAATTTCATAAGATAGACTAAAAAAATACAGATTGTAATGAAACTTGACTATAATTATGGACACTCTAGGATACTTGTATTTCTAAGTCAACAAATTTAGGTTGTATGTTTTTCTATGGatagaataaaatttgagaaagCTATTAAAATTATATGGACGATTTCctgatttaaaaaagaaaaaagaaaaaagagagaggatgcTTTCAAGTTATGTGAATATATAAAATCTTCATATTTTACTAAGGCTTGCTAATGCTAAGATTACATGTgaagattttaaaaattgtaacaatttgAAACAATCTTTATATTCCTTCGTACAACTTTGtatctatttataaaaataaaaaaggtaaaattatttataaaaaaatttgttgcctTGCTACTTACTTCATAAATGGATTCAGGTATATGTTTTAAAGAGTAAGTTACTAGGGCCTATTTGGTTAATTAGTTtaagtaatgttgtttaagtgtttttgatatacgtgtgggtgaaaaaatgtattGAATTGTGTGTAAAGTTGTTTTAAATGTGTTAAAATATGTTAAATCTCAGCTGCCAAACAGCTCTTAAAATATCTAAgctattaataatttgaatatatatatatatattatgttttaccttatatattttacaatttacattaatttaaatttaacatAGTTTAGTAAAAAGGAAAATCCTAAAactataaactattttataaattactaatGTGATGGATGATAATTAGTAAATAAGTAAGACAGTGATCATAGTGGTGGACCCATATGAGAACCATTTAAAATTAACcatattaacaatttgtaaaaatattatagaataatATATGCAtgtaatgtattttttttttccttaaattttggGTAGAGTATCATTCTCTCAGGAAGTGTAATtactttcattttcttaattctatcttcttttttttggaagaatttCTTAATTCCATCTAGATTGTATAGAGAACTCATTTTCAAATATTTAGAGCATATTTGGTACAtcaacttaaatatattttttcagtttttaaacaacattacaagtatttctacacactttttcacctacatatattttcaaaaaaactgtTGATTAAACACACGTAACAGactcttaattatttttttttggtttctttttctttttcaaaaccaTATATGCATCTTGTTCTATACTGTCCTTTACCAACAAAGCAATAAATTcacttaaaaatagaaaaaaagaaaaaaaaaaaaaagacattgttATTGGAAAACTATATAAGAAGTTAGCCAATCGGGTGTACTAACTATATAGTTGGAAAGTAATGGTTAATTTGCTATTTTTAGCCGCAATAAGTTAGCTGGCTTAAACCCTAAACGGCTAAAACCTCCCAGTCTCCCACCATCATGTTATTTCCAGTAATGGTGAGCTGAGACCAATTGTGATCAATAAGCCCTCAACTGTTATAGTGTGTGTGATACTGATAGAAGAGAAGATGGGATTGGGAGAGGCAAAGAGAGTAGTAACTAACAAGAAACTGAAGGGATTAGGGGAGATGGCTTTCGCCGTCGGCGGCGGTCCCGTCAACTGGTTCCCCGGCCACATGGCCGCCGCCACGCGCGCCATCAGAGACCGCCTCAAACTCGCCGACCTCGTCGTCGAAGTCCGCGACGCTCGCATTCCTTTCTCCTCCGCCAGCCACCACCTCCAACCACAACTCTCCTCTAAACGACGCGTCGTTGCTCTCAACAAGAAAGACTTGGCCAACCCTAACATCATCCCCAAATGGATTCGCTACTTCGATTCCTGCTCCACCAACCAGGATTGCGTCGCCATTAATGCCCATAGCAAGACCTCTGTTAACAAGGTCAGTGAtagtaattaattatatttgtttgtaTCAAATtatgtacttaaattttttaagaattatggtgttgttgttgttgttgtgtgtgtTCATGTACTGAAAGCTTCTTGAGCTTGTGGAGTTCAAGCTGAGGGAAGCGATTTCAAAGGAACCTACTCTACTTGTTTTGGTGGTTGGTGTTCCTAATGTTGGCAAGTCggctttaattaattcaattcaTCAAATTGCGTCGTCTCGATTTCCTGGTAAGTTGTTACTATGTGTTTTTTGCTAGATTATGGTTGGATATGTCATTGTCTTGAAATGGGATTGTGGTGAAAGGTTGTTAAATTGTTTTAACAATGACAGCTTCGGTTTTCTTTCATAGTGCAGGAGAAAATGAAGCGAGCTAGAGTCGGCCCATTGCCCGGAGTTACTCAAGATATTGCTGGATACAAGGTTAACTGATTCTGTGTTTTATGGTTTATATATACCTTTGAAAGTAATAAGAGACTGAAATTTTTAGCTTCATGTGTTTttcatgcttgttaacattcaATAATTAAGACTAGATGTTTGGGATTGGACCCTGATATATTGATAATGTTGGTAGGAAGATGTAGGTTTGGTTGTGAATTGTTTGATTGACCATTATCGCTTAATATTTGGATTATGTTCTTGCTTTTATGAGCAACAGACT
This genomic stretch from Castanea sativa cultivar Marrone di Chiusa Pesio chromosome 9, ASM4071231v1 harbors:
- the LOC142609910 gene encoding short integuments 2, mitochondrial gives rise to the protein MGLGEAKRVVTNKKLKGLGEMAFAVGGGPVNWFPGHMAAATRAIRDRLKLADLVVEVRDARIPFSSASHHLQPQLSSKRRVVALNKKDLANPNIIPKWIRYFDSCSTNQDCVAINAHSKTSVNKLLELVEFKLREAISKEPTLLVLVVGVPNVGKSALINSIHQIASSRFPVQEKMKRARVGPLPGVTQDIAGYKIAHQPSIYVLDTPGVLVPSIPNIETGLKLALTGSVKDSVVGEERIAQYLLAVLNTRGTPLHWKHLNNRRLEGIRYDSTEKHGYNLKDFQPKRRKPPNDSNMLYIEDLVTEVQCTLYLTLLEFNGNVEDESDLEGLIEQQFEALQKAFKIPHKASEARLMVSKKLLTLFRAGKLGPFILDDVPDANTVS